The following proteins are encoded in a genomic region of Arachis ipaensis cultivar K30076 chromosome B02, Araip1.1, whole genome shotgun sequence:
- the LOC107625472 gene encoding chaperone protein dnaJ 6 — translation MAPKNKKRSRVSNDEEEIAYEQPHSPQNNNENTLYQVLGVERTASQQEIKKAYYKLALRLHPDKNPGDEEAKAKFQQLQNVISILGDEEKRAIYDQTGCVDDADLAGDVVQNLRNYFRTMYKKVTESDIEEFEANYRGSDSEKNDLIDLYKKCKCHMNRLFCSMLCSDPKFDSHRFKDILDEAIAAGELKETKAYKKWAKRISEIKPPTSPLKRRVKPSKKPETDLYAIISQRRNERRDKFESMFSSLVSKYGGSNVPEPSEEEFEAAQRKMESRRSAKKSKRK, via the exons atggcGCCAAAGAATAAGAAGAGATCTAGGGTTTCCAACGACGAAGAAGAAATCGCATATGAACAGCCACACTCCCCTCAGAACAACAACGAAAACACCCTCTATCAG GTACTTGGTGTAGAGAGAACAGCATCACAACAGGAAATAAAGAAGGCTTATTACAAGTTAGCATTGAGGCTGCATCCTGACAAAAACCCTGGTGATGAG GAGGCTAAAGCAAAATTTCAGCAACTGCAAAATGTTATCTCGATTCTTGGGGATGAAGAAAAGCGAGCCATTTATGATCAGACTGGTTGTGTTGATGATGCT GACCTTGCCGGGGATGTTGTCCAGAATCTTCGCAACTACTTTAGAACAATGTACAAGAAG GTCACTGAATCTGATATTGAGGAGTTTGAAGCAAACTATAGGGGATCTGACTCAGAGAAaaatgatttgattgatttgtaCAAGAAGTGCAAGTGTCATATGAACAG GCTATTCTGTTCAATGCTTTGTTCTgatcccaaatttgattctcacCGATTCAAGGATATTCTTGATGAGGCCATAGCAGCTG GAGAACTTAAAGAAACAAAAGCTTATAAGAAATGGGCAAAAAGAATATCAGAAATCAAGCCACCAACTAGTCCTTTAAAGAGGAGGGTCAA ACCAAGTAAGAAACCAGAAACAGATCTTTATGCCATCATCTCACAACGTCGAAATGAGAGAAGAGACAAGTTTGAATCTATGTTTTCATCTCTAGTTTCAAAATATGGTGGAAGTAATGTGCCGGAACCCTCTGAAGAGGAATTTGAAGCTGCACAAAGGAAGATGGAAAGCCGACGTTCCGCAAAGAAATCAAAGCGGAAATAA